A part of Desulfomicrobium baculatum DSM 4028 genomic DNA contains:
- the tsoC gene encoding NEPxGxxU motif selenoprotein TsoC — MIKVHLFLNEPNGNAUKHFLEMLPRLGANYEIELEVTSQPRAAYQTDEYFELELPLAPAVMVGDEVATEGSDIAEDKLEACIRRHLGLSDPTS; from the coding sequence ATGATCAAGGTCCATTTGTTCCTGAACGAACCCAACGGCAACGCCTGAAAACATTTCCTGGAAATGCTGCCCAGGTTGGGCGCAAACTACGAAATCGAACTGGAAGTGACCTCCCAGCCCAGAGCCGCGTACCAGACCGACGAGTATTTCGAACTCGAACTACCCCTGGCCCCGGCCGTGATGGTCGGTGACGAGGTGGCGACCGAAGGTTCGGACATTGCCGAGGACAAGCTTGAAGCCTGTATCCGTCGGCATCTCGGACTGTCCGATCCGACGTCCTGA